From Eptesicus fuscus isolate TK198812 chromosome 13, DD_ASM_mEF_20220401, whole genome shotgun sequence, the proteins below share one genomic window:
- the CDC42BPG gene encoding serine/threonine-protein kinase MRCK gamma — translation MERRLRALDRLARGEAGGGPGLDGLLDLLLGLHHELSSAPLRRERNVAQFLSWASPFVTKVKELRLQREDFEILKVIGRGAFGEVAVVRQRDSGQIFAMKMLHKWEMLKRAETACFREERDVLVKGDGRWVTALHYAFQDEEYLYLVMDYYAGGDLLTLLSRFEDRLPPELAQFYLAEMVLAIHSLHQLGYVHRDVKPDNILLDMNGHIRLADFGSCLRLNSSGMVDSSVAVGTPDYISPEILQAMEEGKGHYGPQCDWWSLGVCAYELLFGETPFYAESLVETYAKIMNHEDHLQFPSDVPDVPASAQDLIRQLLCRQEERLGRGGLDDFRNHPFFEGVDWERLASSTAPYIPELRGPVDTSNFDVDDDTLNHPGTLPPPSHGAFSGHHLPFVGFTYTSGSPGPESSSEQLAALERKLRCLEQEKTELSRKLQEALQIPSDHRELEQLRKEVQTLQDRLSETLRDSEAPLSQTDGPPAGSDGDLQQERDRLLQELAEARAGLRAQETELCRAQGGQEELLRRLQETQEREAASASQTQALSSQLEEAQAARRELQAQVATLSREVTQLQRQRERSLEKESSRVKTVHTASETNGTGSPEGGPQEAQLRKEVAALRVQLEQARGHGPRGKEEALCRLQEENRRLSREQERLVEELEREQQSRQRLEGERRETEGNWEAQIADILSWVNDEKVSRGYLQALATKMAEELESLRNVGTQTLPARPLDHQWKARRLQKMEASARLELQLALEAEIRAKQSLQEQLTQVQEAQLQAESHLQEAEKQNRGLQQELAALREELRARGPGDTKSSNSLIPFLPFRSSEKDSAKDPGISGEAPRPGVEPELRPEGRRSLRLGAVFPRGPAATTAPAEGPPAKPGSHMLRPRSFPSPTKCLRCTSLMLGLGRQGLGCDACGYFCHWACAPQAPPCPVPPDLLCTALGVHPETGTGTAYEGFLSVPRPSGVRRGWQRVFAALSDSRLLLFDAPDPRLSPASGALLQALDLRDPQFSATPVLASDVIHAQSKDLPRIFRVTASQLTVPPVTCTVLLLAESEAERERWLQVLGELQRLLLDTRPRPRPVYTLKEAYDNGLPLLSHTLCAAIIDQDRLALGTEEGLFVIHLHSNDIFQVGECRRVQRLAVSPTAGFLAVLCGRGPSVRLFPLAELESAEVTGAKIPESRGCQALAAGRILQARTPVLCVAVKRQVLCYQLGPGPGPWHHRIRELQAPAPVQSLELLGDRLCVGAAGAFSLYPLLNEAAPLALGGSLMPEELPPSRGGLGEALGAVELSLSEFLLLFTTAGVYVDSAGRKSRIHELLWPALPTGWGYAVPYLTVFSENSIDVFDVRKAEWVQTVPLKKVRPLNPEGSLFLYGTEKVRLTYLRNRLAEKDEFNIPDLTDNSRRQLFRTKSKRRFFFRVSDEQRQQQRREMLKDPFVRSKLISPPTNFNHLVHVGFTDRKPSARDPPPAPEGKGRGARSSVPQRPHSFSEASRRPASMGSEGNADPMKKKPWTSLSSESVSCPQGSLSPAASLIQVSERPRSLPPAPESESSP, via the exons TACCTGGTGATGGACTACTACGCCGGCGGGGACCTCCTCACTCTGCTGAGCCGCTTTGAGGACCGCCTCCCGCCCGAGCTGGCCCAGTTCTACCTGGCTGAGATGGTGCTGGCCATCCACTCCCTGCACCAGCTGGGCTACGTCCACAG ggaTGTCAAGCCGGACAATATCCTCCTGGACATGAACGGGCACATCCGCCTGGCCGACTTTGGCTCCTGCCTACGTCTCAACAGCAGTGGCATG GTGGACTCGTCCGTGGCAGTGGGGACTCCCGACTACATCTCCCCTGAGATCCTGCAGGCCATGGAGGAGGGCAAGGGCCACTATGGCCCGCAGTGTGACTGGTGGTCGCTGGGGGTCTGTGCCTACGAGCTGCTCTTTGGGGAAACGCCCTTCTATGCTGAATCCCTGGTGGAAACCTACGCCAAGATCATGAACCATGAG GACCACCTGCAGTTCCCCTCGGACGTGCCGGATGTGCCGGCCAGTGCCCAGGACCTGATCCGCCAGCTGCTGTGCCGCCAGGAGGAGCGTCTGGGCCGAGGAGGGCTGGATGACTTCCGGAACCATCCCTTCTTCGAGGGTGTGGACTGGGAGCGGCTGGCGAGCAGCACTGCCCCCTACATCCCGGAGCTTCGCGGGCCTGTGGACACCTCCAACTTCGATGTGGACGATGACACCCTCAACCATCCA GGGACCCTGCCACCACCCTCCCATGGGGCCTTCTCAGGCCACCACCTGCCATTCGTGGGTTTCACCTACACCTCGGGCAG tCCCGGCCCCGAGAGCAGCTCCGAGCAGCTGGCTGCCCTGGAGCGGAAGCTCCGCTGTCTAGAGCAGGAGAAGACGGAGCTGAGCCGGAAGCTCCAAG AGGCCCTGCAGATCCCCTCGGACCATCGGGAGCTGGAGCAGCTGCGGAAGGAAGTCCAGACCCTACAGGACAGGCTGTCAG AGACGCTGAGGGACAGCGAGGCCCCCTTGTCCCAGACGGATGGGCCCCCTGCCGGTAGTGACGGTGACCTACAGCAGGAGAGAGACCGGCTCCTCCAG GAGCTGGCAGAGGCTcgggcagggctgcgggcacaGGAGACGGAACTGTGCAGAgcccagggcgggcaggaggagctGCTCCGACGGCTGCAGGAGACCCAGGAGAGAGAGGCGGCCTCGGCCAGCCAGACCCAGGCCCTGAGCTCCCAGCTGGAGGAAGCCCAGGCTGCCCGGAGGGAG CTGCAGGCCCAGGTGGCCACCCTGAGCCGGGAGGTGACACAGCTTCAGAGACAGAGGGAGCGAAGCCTTGAGAAAGAATCTTCCCGGGTCAAG ACCGTCCACACTGCCTCTGAGACCAACGGCACGGGATCGCCCGAGGGCGGGCCTCAGGAGGCTCAGCTGAGGAAGGAGGTGGCCGCCCTGCGTGTGCAGCTGGAGCAGGCCCGCGGCCACGG gcccaggggaaaggaggaggccCTGTGCCGGCTACAGGAAGAGAACCGGCGGCTGAGCCGCGAGCAGGAGCGG ctTGTGGAAGAGCTGGAGCGGGAGCAGCAGAGCCGGCAGCGCCTGGAGGGCGAGCGGCGGGAGACAGAGGGCAACTGGGAGGCCCAGATCGCCGACATCCTCAGCTG GGTGAATGATGAGAAGGTCTCGAGAGGCTACCTGCAGGCCCTGGCCACCAAGATGGCAGAGGAGCTGGAGTCCTTGAGGAACGTGGGCACCCAGACACTCCCTGCCCGGCCGCTG GACCACCAGTGGAAGGCAAGGCGGCTGCAGAAGATGGAGGCCTCGGCCCGGCTGGAGCTGCAGTTGGCCTTGGAGGCCGAGATCCGGGCCAAGCAGAGCTTGCAGGAGCAGCTGACACAGGTGCAGGAGGCCCAGCTGCAGGCCGAGAG CCATCTGCAGGAGGCTGAGAAGCAGAACCGGGGCCTGCAGCAGGAGCTGGCTGCACTGCGGGAGGAGCTGCGGGCCCGCGGGCCAGGAG ACACCAAGTCCTCAAACTCCCTGATTCCCTTCCTGCCTTTCCGGAGCTCAGAG AAGGATTCTGCCAAGGACCCTGGCATCTCAGGAGAGGCCCCAAGACCCGGAGTGGAGCCCGAGCTGAGGCCGGAGGGCCGACGCAGCCTGCGCCTGGGG GCTGTGTTCCCCAGGGGACCTGCGGCTACCACAGCCCCTGCCGAAGGTCCTCCTGCAAAG CCTGGCTCACACATGCTGCGCCCCCGGAGTTTCCCGTCCCCCACCAAGTGTCTGCGCTGCACCTCGCTGATGCTGGGCCTGGGccgccagggcctgggctgtgaCG CCTGCGGCTACTTCTGTCACTGGGCCTGCGCCCCACAGGCCCCACCCTGTCCTGTGCCCCCTGATCTCCTCTGCACGGCCCTGGGAGTACACCCCGAAACAGGCACGGGCACTGCCTACGAGGGCTTCCTGTCG GTGCCGCGGCCCTCAGGCGTCCGGCGGGGCTGGCAGCGGGTCTTTGCCGCGCTCAGCGACTCGCGCCTGCTGCTGTTCGACGCCCCAGACCCTCGGCTCAGCCCGGCCAGCGGGGCCCTCCTGCAGGCACTGGATCTGAG GGACCCCCAGTTCTCAGCCACCCCAGTCCTGGCCTCTGATGTTATCCACGCCCAATCCAAGGACCTGCCGCGCATCTTTAGG GTGACAGCCTCCCAGCTGACCGTGCCGCCCGTCACGTGTACCGTGCTGCTGCTGGCGGAGAGCGAGGCTGAGCGGGAGCGCTGGCTGCAGGTGCTGGGCGAGCTGCAGCGGCTGCTGCTGGACACTCGGCCGAGGCCGCGGCCTGTGTACACCCTCAAGGAGGCCTACGACAACGGGCTGCCCCTGCTGTCGCACACGCTCTGCGCTGCCATCATTG acCAGGACCGGCTTGCTCTGGGCACCGAGGAGGGGCTGTTTGTGATCCACCTGCACAGCAATG ATATCTTCCAGGTGGGTGAGTGCCGGCGGGTGCAGCGGCTGGCAGTGAGCCCCACCGCGGGCTTTCTGGCCGTGCTGTGTGGCCGAGGCCCCAGCGTGCGCCTCTTCCCCCTGGCCGAGCTGGAGAGCGCCGAGGTGACAGGCGCCAAGATCCCTGAGTCTCGAGGCTGCCAGGCGCTGGCAGCCGGGCGCATCCTGCAGGCCCGCACTCCTGTGCTCTGTGTAGCGGTCAAGCGCCAAGTGCTCTGCTACCagctgggcccaggccctgggccctggcaccACCGCATCCGTGAGCTGCAGGCACCAGCCCCTGTGCagagcctggagctgctgggcgaCCGGCTGTGTGTGGGTGCAGCTGGTGCCTTCTCGCTCTACCCGCTGCTCAATGAGGCTGCGCCCTTAGCGTTGGGGGGCAGTCTGATGCCTGAGGAGCTGCCACCATCGAGAGGGGGCCTGGGCGAGGCGCTGGGTGCCGTGGAGCTCAGCCTTAGCGAGTTCCTGCTGCTCTTCACCACGGCTGGGGTCTACGTGGACAGCGCCGGCCGCAAGTCTCGCATCCATGAGCTGCTGTGGCCAGCATTGCCCACAGGCTGGG GTTACGCAGTCCCCTACCTGACGGTGTTCAGTGAGAACTCCATCGATGTGTTTGATGTGAGGAAAGCAGAATGGGTCCAGACGGTGCCGCTCAAGAAG GTGCGACCCCTGAACCCAGAGGGCTCCCTGTTCCTCTATGGCACCGAGAAGGTCCGCCTGACCTACCTCAGGAACCGTCTGGCAG AGAAGGACGAGTTCAACATCCCCGACCTCACCGACAACAGCCGGCGCCAGCTGTTCCGCACCAAGAGCAAACGCCGCTTTTTTTTCCGGGTGTCAGACGAGCAGCGACAGCAGCAGCGCAG GGAGATGCTGAAGGACCCCTTCGTGCGCTCCAAGCTCATCTCCCCGCCCACCAACTTCAACCACCTGGTACACGTGGGCTTTACCGACAGAAAGCCCAGCGCCAGGGACCCGCCCCCG GCTCCTGAAGGGAAGGGCCGAGGTGCCCGCAGCTCCGTCCCGCAGCGGCCCCACAGCTTCTCCGAGGCCTCGCGGCGCCCAGCCTCCATGGGCAGCGAAGGGAACGCGGACCCCA TGAAGAAGAAGCCCTGGACATCCCTGTCCAGCGAGTCCGTGTCCTGCCCGCAGGGATCCCTGAGCCCCGCGGCCTCCCTGATACAG GTCTCAGAGCGGCCCCggagcctgcccccagcccctgaaTCAGAGAGCTCCCCTTGA